Proteins found in one Rhizobium sp. NZLR1 genomic segment:
- a CDS encoding alpha-2-macroglobulin family protein, translating into MSVRSFFAFATIAFFSTIAVSFPAAAAETKRDIQTIKDADFFGFDLRTEQNVSLDQCKTSCIGDKSCKAFTYNPKVKWCFLKSDFKTMNAFPGAIAGKIVETTGQKEQDLGAAPRLTFLSNDLIQQARDFKDNLALADDQQGQGADSLTANARIDLTGNNLADALKSFHGALSITPDDADLWLETARAAASLGSAESGTSGQAVLDALNGYELTRTKPKRAEALAVLADALDRNANYRPALDAYKASLALVASEDVQAAYLQLKATQGFRITEHTVDADSATPRACVTFSEALIKTTDYTPFVTLNGAAPKALETKDKQICVEGLTHGETYKLGFRTGLPSSVDEALEAPVSIDVYIKDRSQIVRFTGDSFVLPSTARRGIPIVSVNMTSANLKLYRIGDRAIAPLLTNSQFLTQLDGYSAQNIQDQNGELVWQGSIEIADELNKDIVTSFPVDEALPERKPGVYVMTATGPNGPAQEWDSQATQWFLVSDIGITTYAGTDGLNVFTRSLASAKPISGVELQLLAKNNEVLGTAKTDENGRATFTAGLIRGTAALTPAVITARNGTSDYVFLDMTRAGFDLSDRGVTGRAAPGAIDVLTFTERGIYRAGETVHAQALARDTDGNAIENLPLTFIFSRPDGVEDRRIVSQTSNLGGYSVDFPTQENAMRGTWTMNIYTDPKGSAIASKSFLVDDFVPDRTDLEIKTEAKEIGPDMPAKINVFGKYLYGAPAAGLTLEGNVVVKPTRESAAYKGFLFGLADEEASEDSRLPIDGLPELDENGEASTDLTVSELPATTQLLNATVYISMQEAGGRAIERSLTIPVKNQGASIGIKPEFSDDLPENAIANFTVIGVNAEGQKQETKGLRWKFYSLNREYQWYREGTAWKYEPVYTAEQIANGSVDATTDGGKISVPVKLGRYRLEVESPDADGPTSSVEFDAGWFVASTSTETPDGLEIALDKDSYKVGDTAKLKITSRYGGELMVMAGTEKLVAVQNATMGETGGEVDIPVTADWGAGAYVTATLFRPGDAQDSHMPMRSIGIKWLKVDPEQRALQVKLDTPEKMLPRGPLNIGLQVAGAGANEDAYVTVAAVDVGILNLTRYEPPNPEDWYFGQRQLGLEIRDLYGRLIDGSLGATGKLRTGGDGGAIALQASPPTQKLVAFFSGPVKLDAEGKANISFDIPQFNGTARVMAVAWSKTGVGHGVKDVIIRDPVVVTASLPKFLAPGDKANLRLDIANTDAPAGDYKLQLTGNDAVGIDQASADQTIRLEAGAKSALTLSLIGKQPGAGSVSINLSDASGLSLDQTVDVPVRPSSLPITERRVLALKPGAKLTVDKNLLADSVLPGASISVNVTRSAAFDIPALLMTLDRYPLGCAEQTISRALPLLYLAEVAKQAGIENDDDVHKRVQDAIYRVLSYQASAGSFGLWGPDSGDVWLDSYVTDFLTRAREMKYDVPERAFVQALENLQNTLSYTTDIKGQGDQIAYAIYVLARNKKAAISDLRYYADTMINDFPTPLAKAHIAAALALYGDAQRSKNIFLDALQMSEQSMVSRVNLSRTDYGTILRDGAAILALAAESRPVPPVVPELAKAVAKEWQRSKYKSTQEEAWMLLAARAIQGGDDGLKVDVNGAAHTGAYMARMTGDALTDHPLTLTNQTNDPVSAVVTTVAAPTVPLPAGGDGFLIERSYYTLDGEEANVSEAQQNERYVVVIHVRESNDWPSRIVVTDLLPAGFEIDNPNLVDSAQMTNFDWIGEISAAHTEFRYDRFVAAFNRAQGDEREFNVAYVVRAVTPGIYDHPAASVEDMYRPELSARTATGKMEVVAAQE; encoded by the coding sequence ATGTCCGTGCGCTCGTTCTTTGCTTTCGCGACAATCGCATTTTTTTCCACGATCGCCGTCAGTTTTCCCGCCGCCGCTGCGGAGACCAAGCGCGACATCCAGACGATCAAGGACGCCGATTTCTTCGGCTTCGATCTTCGCACCGAGCAGAACGTCTCACTCGATCAGTGCAAGACCTCGTGCATCGGCGACAAGAGCTGCAAGGCCTTCACCTACAATCCCAAGGTGAAATGGTGCTTCCTGAAATCCGATTTCAAGACGATGAACGCCTTCCCCGGCGCCATCGCCGGCAAGATTGTCGAGACGACCGGCCAGAAGGAGCAGGATCTCGGTGCTGCGCCGCGCCTGACCTTCCTGTCGAACGACCTCATCCAGCAAGCCCGCGACTTCAAGGACAATCTGGCGCTTGCCGACGACCAGCAGGGCCAGGGCGCCGACAGCCTGACGGCCAATGCCCGCATCGACCTCACCGGCAACAATCTGGCCGACGCGCTGAAGTCCTTCCATGGCGCGCTGTCGATCACCCCTGACGACGCCGATCTCTGGCTCGAAACCGCCCGCGCCGCAGCTTCGCTCGGCAGCGCCGAGAGTGGCACGAGCGGTCAGGCCGTGCTCGACGCGCTGAACGGCTACGAGCTGACGCGCACCAAGCCCAAGCGCGCCGAAGCGCTCGCCGTCCTCGCCGACGCCCTGGACCGAAACGCCAATTACCGCCCGGCGCTCGACGCCTACAAGGCGAGCCTGGCGCTGGTTGCCTCCGAGGATGTGCAGGCGGCCTACCTGCAGCTGAAGGCGACGCAGGGCTTCCGCATCACCGAACACACGGTCGACGCCGACAGCGCCACGCCGCGCGCCTGCGTCACCTTCTCCGAAGCTCTCATCAAGACCACCGACTATACGCCCTTCGTGACGCTGAACGGTGCGGCGCCCAAGGCGCTGGAAACCAAGGACAAGCAGATCTGCGTCGAGGGGCTGACGCATGGCGAAACCTACAAGCTCGGCTTCCGCACCGGCCTGCCGTCATCCGTCGACGAGGCGCTCGAAGCGCCCGTCAGCATCGACGTCTATATCAAGGACCGCAGCCAGATAGTGCGTTTCACCGGCGACAGCTTCGTGCTGCCCTCGACGGCGCGCCGCGGCATTCCGATCGTCTCGGTCAACATGACGTCTGCCAACCTCAAACTCTACCGCATCGGCGATCGCGCCATCGCGCCGCTGTTGACCAACTCGCAATTCCTGACCCAGCTCGACGGCTACAGCGCCCAGAACATCCAGGATCAGAACGGCGAACTCGTCTGGCAGGGTTCGATCGAGATCGCCGACGAGCTCAACAAGGACATCGTCACCAGCTTCCCCGTCGATGAGGCGCTGCCCGAGCGCAAGCCCGGAGTCTACGTGATGACCGCAACGGGGCCGAATGGCCCGGCGCAGGAGTGGGACTCGCAGGCGACGCAATGGTTCCTCGTCTCCGATATCGGCATCACCACCTATGCCGGCACGGACGGGCTCAACGTCTTCACCCGTTCGCTTGCCTCGGCAAAGCCGATATCAGGCGTCGAGCTGCAGCTGCTTGCCAAGAACAATGAAGTGCTCGGCACCGCCAAGACCGACGAAAACGGCCGCGCCACCTTCACCGCCGGCCTGATCCGCGGCACGGCGGCGCTGACACCCGCCGTCATTACCGCCAGGAACGGCACGTCGGACTACGTTTTCCTCGACATGACGCGGGCCGGCTTCGATCTCTCCGACCGCGGCGTGACCGGCCGCGCCGCACCCGGCGCGATCGACGTCTTGACCTTTACCGAACGCGGCATCTATCGCGCCGGCGAAACGGTGCATGCACAGGCGCTCGCCCGCGACACCGATGGCAACGCCATCGAGAACCTGCCGCTGACTTTCATCTTCAGCCGCCCCGACGGTGTCGAAGACCGGCGGATCGTCAGCCAGACCAGCAATCTCGGCGGTTACAGCGTCGATTTCCCGACCCAGGAAAACGCCATGCGCGGCACCTGGACGATGAACATCTACACCGATCCCAAGGGCAGTGCGATCGCCAGCAAGAGTTTCCTGGTCGACGATTTCGTGCCGGATCGCACCGACCTGGAGATCAAGACCGAGGCCAAGGAAATCGGCCCGGATATGCCCGCGAAGATTAATGTTTTCGGCAAATATCTCTATGGCGCCCCGGCCGCCGGCCTGACGCTCGAGGGCAATGTCGTCGTCAAGCCGACGCGCGAGAGCGCCGCCTATAAGGGCTTCCTCTTCGGCCTCGCCGACGAGGAGGCGAGCGAGGATTCGCGCCTGCCGATCGACGGCCTGCCGGAACTCGACGAGAACGGCGAAGCCTCGACCGATCTCACCGTCAGCGAGCTGCCGGCAACGACGCAACTGCTCAACGCCACCGTCTATATCAGCATGCAGGAGGCCGGCGGCCGCGCCATCGAGCGTTCGCTGACCATTCCGGTGAAGAATCAGGGCGCTTCGATCGGCATCAAGCCGGAATTTTCCGACGATCTGCCTGAGAACGCCATCGCCAACTTCACGGTGATCGGCGTCAATGCCGAGGGACAGAAGCAGGAGACCAAGGGCCTGCGCTGGAAATTCTACAGCCTCAACCGCGAGTACCAATGGTATCGCGAGGGGACGGCATGGAAATACGAGCCGGTCTACACCGCCGAGCAAATCGCCAATGGCAGCGTCGACGCGACGACGGACGGCGGCAAGATCTCCGTGCCGGTGAAATTGGGCCGCTATCGCCTCGAAGTGGAAAGCCCGGATGCCGACGGCCCGACCTCCAGCGTCGAATTCGACGCCGGCTGGTTCGTGGCCTCGACCTCGACCGAAACACCGGATGGGCTGGAAATCGCCCTCGACAAGGACAGCTACAAGGTCGGCGACACCGCCAAGCTGAAAATCACCTCGCGCTATGGCGGCGAGCTGATGGTCATGGCCGGAACCGAAAAGCTGGTTGCCGTGCAAAATGCGACGATGGGCGAGACCGGCGGCGAGGTCGACATCCCCGTCACCGCAGACTGGGGTGCCGGCGCTTATGTGACCGCGACGCTCTTCCGCCCCGGCGACGCCCAGGACAGCCACATGCCGATGCGTTCGATCGGCATCAAATGGCTGAAGGTCGATCCCGAACAGCGGGCGCTGCAAGTCAAGCTCGACACGCCGGAAAAGATGCTGCCGCGCGGACCGTTGAACATCGGCCTGCAGGTGGCCGGTGCCGGCGCCAACGAGGATGCCTATGTCACGGTTGCCGCCGTCGATGTCGGCATTCTCAACCTGACACGTTACGAGCCGCCGAACCCGGAAGACTGGTATTTCGGCCAGCGGCAGCTCGGCCTTGAAATCCGCGACCTCTATGGCCGGCTGATCGACGGCTCGCTGGGTGCGACCGGCAAGCTCAGGACCGGTGGCGACGGCGGTGCCATTGCGCTGCAGGCAAGCCCGCCGACACAGAAGCTCGTCGCCTTCTTCTCCGGGCCGGTGAAGCTCGACGCCGAAGGCAAGGCCAATATCTCCTTCGACATTCCGCAATTCAACGGCACGGCGCGCGTCATGGCGGTTGCCTGGTCGAAGACCGGTGTCGGGCACGGCGTCAAGGACGTCATCATCCGCGATCCGGTCGTCGTCACCGCGAGCTTGCCGAAATTCCTCGCCCCCGGCGACAAGGCCAATCTGCGCCTCGACATCGCCAATACCGATGCGCCGGCCGGCGACTACAAGCTGCAGCTGACCGGCAATGATGCGGTCGGCATCGACCAAGCCTCTGCCGACCAGACGATCCGGCTGGAGGCCGGCGCCAAGTCCGCGCTGACGCTTTCGCTCATCGGCAAACAGCCGGGCGCCGGCAGCGTCTCGATCAACCTCTCCGACGCCTCCGGCCTTTCGCTCGACCAGACCGTCGACGTGCCGGTGCGCCCGTCATCCCTGCCGATCACCGAACGCAGGGTGCTGGCGCTGAAGCCCGGAGCAAAGCTCACCGTCGATAAGAACCTGCTTGCCGACAGCGTCCTGCCGGGTGCTTCGATCAGCGTCAACGTCACCCGTTCGGCCGCCTTCGACATCCCGGCACTGCTGATGACGCTCGACCGCTATCCCTTGGGCTGCGCCGAGCAGACCATCAGCCGGGCGCTGCCGCTGCTCTACCTCGCCGAAGTGGCGAAGCAGGCCGGCATCGAAAATGACGACGACGTGCACAAGCGCGTCCAGGATGCGATCTACCGCGTGCTCTCCTACCAGGCCTCGGCCGGCAGCTTCGGCCTCTGGGGACCGGATTCGGGCGATGTCTGGCTCGATTCCTACGTCACCGACTTCCTGACGCGGGCCCGCGAAATGAAATATGACGTGCCGGAAAGGGCCTTCGTGCAGGCGCTGGAAAACCTGCAGAACACCCTGTCCTACACCACCGACATCAAGGGCCAGGGCGATCAGATCGCCTATGCCATCTATGTCCTTGCCCGCAACAAGAAGGCGGCGATCAGCGATCTGCGCTACTACGCCGATACGATGATCAACGACTTCCCGACGCCGCTCGCCAAGGCGCATATCGCCGCCGCACTGGCGCTCTATGGCGATGCCCAGCGCTCGAAGAACATCTTCCTCGACGCGCTGCAAATGTCCGAGCAGTCGATGGTCTCACGCGTGAACCTGTCGCGCACCGACTACGGCACGATCCTGCGCGATGGCGCGGCGATCCTGGCGCTCGCTGCCGAAAGCCGGCCGGTGCCGCCTGTCGTCCCGGAACTCGCCAAGGCCGTCGCCAAGGAATGGCAGCGCAGCAAATACAAGAGCACCCAGGAAGAGGCCTGGATGCTGCTTGCCGCACGCGCCATCCAGGGCGGTGACGACGGGTTGAAGGTCGACGTCAACGGCGCCGCCCACACCGGCGCCTATATGGCCCGGATGACCGGCGATGCGCTCACCGATCATCCGCTGACCTTGACCAACCAGACGAACGACCCGGTATCGGCGGTTGTTACCACCGTTGCCGCACCGACCGTGCCGTTGCCGGCCGGCGGCGACGGCTTCCTCATCGAGCGCAGCTATTACACGCTCGACGGCGAGGAGGCGAATGTCAGCGAAGCCCAGCAGAACGAACGCTATGTCGTCGTCATCCATGTACGCGAAAGCAACGACTGGCCGTCGCGCATCGTCGTCACCGATCTTCTGCCGGCCGGCTTCGAGATCGACAATCCAAACCTCGTCGACAGCGCCCAGATGACGAATTTCGACTGGATCGGCGAAATTTCCGCCGCCCATACCGAATTCCGCTACGACCGTTTCGTCGCCGCCTTCAACCGCGCTCAGGGCGACGAGCGCGAATTCAACGTCGCCTATGTCGTGCGCGCCGTCACCCCCGGCATCTACGACCATCCGGCCGCAAGCGTCGAGGACATGTACCGGCCGGAGCTTTCGGCCCGCACGGCGACCGGCAAGATGGAGGTCGTGGCAGCACAAGAATGA
- the msrA gene encoding peptide-methionine (S)-S-oxide reductase MsrA: MSIFSHRRSLAGLLAATIVSLGACAASAAEDAVVIPPPAVDEAARPGTESAIFAGGCFWGVQGVFQHVKGVQSAVSGYAGGEAGTAQYETVSTGSTGHAEAVEVKFDPKQVSYGKLLQIFFSVAHNPTQLNFQGPDQGTQYRSALFVADPEQRKVAERYITQLDKAHVFAQPIVTRVSDTTGFYSAEAYHQDFLTLNPTYPYIVYNDLPKIENLKSLFPADYRSQPVLVRKAKG; this comes from the coding sequence ATGTCCATATTTTCTCACCGCAGGAGCCTTGCCGGGCTCCTAGCCGCCACCATTGTCTCGCTCGGTGCGTGTGCCGCAAGTGCGGCTGAAGATGCCGTCGTCATTCCGCCGCCGGCCGTTGACGAGGCTGCCCGGCCGGGCACCGAGAGCGCGATTTTCGCCGGCGGTTGTTTCTGGGGTGTCCAGGGCGTCTTCCAGCACGTCAAGGGCGTCCAGAGCGCCGTCTCCGGCTATGCCGGCGGTGAGGCTGGGACGGCCCAGTACGAGACCGTCAGCACCGGCTCGACAGGTCACGCCGAAGCCGTCGAGGTGAAGTTCGATCCGAAACAAGTGAGCTACGGCAAATTGCTGCAGATCTTCTTCTCGGTGGCGCACAACCCGACGCAGCTGAATTTCCAGGGCCCGGATCAGGGAACGCAGTATCGTTCGGCGCTATTCGTCGCCGACCCCGAGCAGCGCAAGGTCGCCGAGCGCTATATCACTCAGCTCGACAAGGCGCATGTCTTCGCCCAGCCGATCGTCACCAGGGTCTCCGACACCACCGGCTTTTATTCCGCCGAGGCCTATCATCAGGATTTTCTGACGCTCAATCCGACCTACCCCTATATCGTCTACAACGACCTGCCGAAAATCGAGAATCTGAAGTCGCTGTTTCCCGCCGATTACCGCAGCCAGCCGGTCCTCGTCAGGAAGGCCAAGGGGTGA
- a CDS encoding L,D-transpeptidase family protein produces the protein MKTKLIVLATVVVSLFAYTKLMARIGSGSPPPDAPLAQQADLIRVYKSERRMVLLKGDVPISTYRISLGQAADAGPKQQEGDEKTPEGRYEIDWRNPKSMAHLSLHISYPNPDDRRNAGSNGFPPGGNIMIHGLPNGWGLFQEAHQLWDWTDGCIAVTNAEMRDIWARVPNHTPIDIIP, from the coding sequence TTGAAAACCAAACTTATCGTCTTGGCCACGGTCGTGGTCAGCCTTTTCGCCTATACCAAATTGATGGCCAGGATCGGCTCGGGCTCGCCACCTCCGGATGCGCCGCTCGCGCAACAGGCCGACCTCATCCGTGTTTATAAATCCGAACGCCGCATGGTCCTTCTCAAAGGGGATGTTCCGATCTCGACATATCGGATTTCACTGGGGCAGGCTGCCGATGCCGGTCCCAAGCAACAGGAAGGTGACGAAAAAACGCCGGAAGGGCGCTATGAGATCGACTGGCGAAATCCCAAGTCCATGGCGCATCTCAGCCTCCACATTTCCTATCCGAACCCGGATGACCGACGCAACGCCGGATCCAACGGCTTTCCGCCCGGCGGCAATATCATGATCCACGGGCTTCCCAATGGCTGGGGCCTGTTCCAGGAAGCCCATCAGCTATGGGATTGGACGGATGGCTGTATTGCCGTCACCAATGCGGAGATGCGCGATATCTGGGCCCGCGTTCCCAATCACACGCCTATCGACATCATCCCCTGA